From a region of the Mycobacterium sp. SMC-8 genome:
- a CDS encoding TetR/AcrR family transcriptional regulator, producing MGGHHDDDRRRIITAAYRCLAEPHSGPVPVSAILRGAGVSSRAFYRHFLSKDDLFLALLQQECEAVVAAVDAVADAAVGTPTDQLAAWIAAVFDLVVDPQQRLQLTVIDSEEVRAARGYRELRERFHADRERSLSEILRRGRHDGSFPLTEPEIDAVAINAVVSRVLGNQNSDDPQIRKQAQETVLDFALRAVGATGPR from the coding sequence ATGGGGGGTCATCACGATGACGATCGACGGCGCATCATCACCGCCGCATACCGCTGCCTGGCAGAACCGCACTCCGGACCTGTTCCGGTGTCGGCGATCCTGCGTGGGGCCGGAGTGTCCAGCCGGGCGTTCTACCGGCATTTTCTGTCGAAGGACGACCTCTTCCTGGCGTTGCTGCAGCAGGAGTGCGAGGCGGTCGTCGCTGCGGTGGACGCGGTCGCCGACGCCGCGGTCGGCACACCGACCGACCAGCTCGCGGCGTGGATCGCCGCCGTGTTCGACCTCGTGGTGGACCCGCAGCAGCGACTGCAGCTGACCGTCATCGACTCCGAGGAGGTCCGAGCGGCCAGAGGCTACCGCGAGCTGAGGGAGCGCTTTCACGCCGACCGTGAGCGGTCGCTGTCGGAGATCCTGCGCCGTGGCCGGCATGACGGCTCTTTCCCGCTTACCGAACCCGAGATCGATGCCGTCGCGATCAATGCGGTGGTCAGCAGGGTGCTCGGCAACCAAAACAGCGACGATCCGCAGATCCGCAAGCAGGCCCAGGAGACGGTGCTGGATTTTGCGCTGCGGGCGGTCGGAGCCACCGGCCCACGGTGA